In one window of Chryseobacterium phocaeense DNA:
- a CDS encoding lysylphosphatidylglycerol synthase transmembrane domain-containing protein, whose amino-acid sequence MEKKSKNPLKSILTIVISLAFAGFFLWLALKGLDFKVIKASLAKANYLWVLFASVFGLLAYWFRAVRWNLMLEPMGHAISTSNSLWSISFGYLMNLTIPRSGEVARATALYGVEKVPVDRSFGTIILERVVDLVCMLGFLGLTLIFKYDAILSFYENSGVNINPNKILLILLILVAGTVLFFVFRKRLAGVPFLGKIVNFINGIFEGLATIFKLKEKGKFIFYTIGIWVSYYFAAYLVCFALPETSDFTIADGFFIVVVGTLGMIVPASGGIGAFNLAMKYGFMALFISVGKSAELGGEMGLTYSFISLPLQITIMLIMGLISIPMLAKAREKAVADKEFKD is encoded by the coding sequence ATGGAGAAAAAATCAAAGAATCCTTTAAAATCTATACTCACAATAGTAATATCGCTTGCTTTTGCAGGCTTTTTTTTATGGCTCGCATTGAAAGGGCTTGATTTTAAGGTAATCAAAGCATCTTTAGCTAAGGCCAATTATCTGTGGGTATTATTCGCTTCTGTTTTCGGTCTGCTGGCCTACTGGTTCAGGGCAGTACGCTGGAATCTGATGCTGGAACCTATGGGACATGCAATTTCCACCTCAAACTCATTATGGTCCATTTCTTTTGGGTATCTGATGAACCTTACCATTCCCAGGAGTGGTGAAGTGGCCAGGGCTACTGCTTTGTATGGTGTGGAAAAAGTGCCGGTAGACAGGTCTTTTGGAACCATTATTCTGGAAAGAGTAGTAGATCTTGTCTGTATGCTTGGATTCCTGGGGTTAACCCTTATTTTTAAATATGATGCCATTCTGTCCTTCTACGAAAACTCAGGCGTAAATATTAACCCTAATAAAATCCTGCTGATTCTTCTGATCCTTGTTGCAGGAACGGTGCTGTTTTTTGTATTCAGAAAGAGACTTGCAGGCGTTCCGTTTTTAGGAAAAATCGTAAATTTTATTAACGGAATTTTTGAAGGACTTGCGACCATATTCAAATTAAAAGAAAAAGGAAAATTCATTTTTTACACGATAGGTATCTGGGTTTCCTACTATTTTGCAGCCTATCTTGTATGCTTTGCACTTCCTGAAACTTCTGATTTTACCATAGCTGACGGCTTCTTCATTGTTGTTGTGGGTACTTTGGGAATGATCGTTCCTGCCAGTGGAGGGATCGGAGCGTTCAATCTGGCCATGAAGTACGGTTTTATGGCACTCTTCATTTCAGTAGGTAAAAGTGCCGAATTGGGTGGCGAAATGGGATTAACTTATTCATTTATCTCATTGCCGTTGCAGATCACTATTATGCTGATCATGGGACTCATTTCCATTCCTATGCTGGCCAAAGCAAGAGAGAAAGCAGTTGCTGACAAGGAATTTAAAGATTAG
- a CDS encoding aminotransferase class IV, with protein MENQYFTSDGLSVKNRAFLLGDAVKVSFFLRNGGLIMDEECYFFLMASMRKMRMNIPLTYTLEFFQNLFHKDLIAGKGIKNGIINFQVFRNNDALTVSKSSVSYFYEVTESDDVLAVHHRPLEMDLTKEINVNNNLLSNIRVHCPENIYGGIYAEENDLDDVILLNPNKRIARTTSGNLLFLEGNIIKIPKQSEGAYISPLMENFVTFLHKNNLADIQEHEIIAFESQKAEEILMISDEKGIFSVGKIRNKTFESSRFIEMVESWKNSF; from the coding sequence TTGGAAAATCAATATTTTACATCAGACGGATTATCTGTGAAGAACAGAGCGTTTCTTTTGGGTGACGCTGTGAAGGTTTCTTTCTTCCTGAGAAACGGAGGATTGATCATGGATGAAGAATGCTATTTCTTCCTGATGGCCTCTATGAGAAAAATGAGAATGAATATTCCGCTTACCTATACGCTGGAGTTTTTCCAGAATCTTTTCCATAAAGATCTTATCGCAGGTAAGGGAATAAAAAACGGGATTATTAATTTCCAGGTTTTCAGGAATAATGATGCCTTAACGGTATCAAAATCTTCAGTTTCCTATTTCTATGAGGTAACGGAGTCAGATGATGTGCTTGCAGTGCATCACAGGCCATTGGAAATGGATCTTACCAAGGAAATCAACGTCAATAATAATCTGCTGAGCAATATCAGGGTGCATTGCCCGGAAAATATTTACGGAGGTATTTATGCTGAGGAAAATGATCTGGATGATGTGATCCTTCTTAATCCCAACAAAAGAATTGCAAGGACCACTTCAGGAAACCTTTTATTTTTAGAAGGAAATATCATCAAAATTCCAAAGCAGTCGGAAGGAGCTTACATTTCTCCCCTCATGGAAAATTTCGTGACTTTCCTGCATAAAAATAACCTGGCAGATATCCAGGAACATGAGATTATTGCCTTTGAATCTCAAAAAGCGGAAGAGATTTTAATGATCTCAGATGAGAAGGGCATATTTTCTGTAGGTAAAATAAGAAATAAGACGTTCGAAAGCTCCCGTTTTATAGAAATGGTGGAAAGCTGGAAAAACAGTTTCTAA
- a CDS encoding TerY-C metal binding domain-containing protein codes for MRRLPIYFLVDISESMVGEPIEQVQEGIANIIRELKKDPYSLETVYISIIGFAGEAEVITPLQDIISFYPPKIPIGSGTSLSQGLIKVMDCIDRDIVKTTYDRKGDWKPIVFLFTDGVPTDDATKAIERWNNKYHGKSGTIAVSIGENTNYKLLGTLSDNVLLFNNTDENSYKEFFKWVTDSIKTTSQSVTEANKEGINLSKIDSIILEKVDPELEQRFPDNNFVVLNGKCSETEKLYLMKFKKTFAESSIPGMSTRYYRLDGAYKIDEKAYFRLSSSQKNNLKISVEELQGGTSCPHCANPIALATCSCGGIHCLKGEGYNRCPWCGTSDYYGFSSEGFDINRTLG; via the coding sequence ATGAGAAGACTGCCTATTTATTTTTTAGTGGATATCTCCGAATCTATGGTGGGAGAGCCTATTGAGCAGGTACAGGAAGGTATCGCCAATATCATCCGGGAACTGAAAAAAGACCCGTATTCACTCGAAACGGTTTATATTTCCATTATAGGTTTTGCCGGAGAAGCTGAAGTGATTACGCCGCTTCAGGATATCATCAGTTTTTATCCGCCAAAAATTCCTATTGGAAGCGGAACATCACTGTCTCAGGGGCTTATTAAAGTAATGGATTGTATCGATCGGGATATTGTAAAAACAACCTACGACAGAAAAGGCGACTGGAAACCCATTGTTTTTCTGTTCACGGACGGTGTTCCTACAGACGATGCAACCAAAGCCATTGAAAGATGGAATAATAAATACCACGGGAAGTCCGGTACCATTGCCGTATCTATTGGCGAAAATACCAATTACAAGCTGCTCGGAACCTTATCAGACAATGTTTTACTTTTTAATAATACTGATGAGAATTCCTACAAAGAATTTTTCAAATGGGTGACTGATTCCATTAAAACGACCAGCCAAAGTGTAACGGAAGCCAATAAGGAAGGCATTAACCTTTCCAAGATTGATTCTATCATCCTGGAAAAAGTAGATCCTGAACTGGAGCAAAGATTCCCCGACAATAATTTTGTGGTTCTGAACGGGAAATGCTCGGAAACGGAGAAACTGTATTTGATGAAGTTTAAAAAAACATTTGCAGAATCAAGTATTCCGGGAATGTCTACGAGATATTACAGGCTGGACGGAGCCTATAAAATTGATGAAAAAGCCTATTTCAGACTTTCTTCTTCCCAAAAGAACAACCTTAAAATTTCAGTGGAAGAACTTCAGGGGGGCACTTCATGCCCTCACTGTGCCAATCCTATTGCATTGGCCACCTGTTCATGCGGCGGAATTCACTGCCTCAAAGGCGAAGGATATAACAGATGTCCCTGGTGCGGAACTTCAGATTATTACGGATTTTCCAGTGAAGGTTTTGATATTAACCGTACCCTTGGATAA
- a CDS encoding aspartate aminotransferase family protein, producing MHKDFFIYQAQTTKFAAGFEVEKAEGSYIYGTDGKKYLDFVAGVSANTLGHSHPKVVEAIKEQADKYLHVMVYGEYAQEKPVALCKLLAEATPDPLEITYLVNSGAEAIDGSLKLAKRYTGREEIVSFKNSYHGNTHGALSVSGNETHKREFRPLLPMVSFIEFNNENDLDKITEKTACVILETIQGAAGFLVPEEDYLIQLKKRCEETGALLILDEIQPGFGRTGKLFSFEHFGIVPDILVVGKGMGGGVPVGAFMSSREIMETLSHSPKLGHITTFGGNPLIAAASYATLKEVLESGLMEQTAEKEKLFRELLVHPKIKNINGKGLMLAVNLGTPEYTLDVAKKCMEKGLIVFWQLYRNEYMRISPPLTISMDEIRQGCQIILEVLNEK from the coding sequence ATGCATAAGGACTTTTTTATCTATCAGGCACAAACCACAAAATTTGCAGCTGGTTTTGAAGTTGAAAAAGCAGAAGGAAGCTATATTTACGGAACAGACGGAAAGAAATACCTGGATTTCGTGGCCGGTGTTTCTGCCAATACTCTGGGACATTCGCATCCTAAGGTAGTAGAAGCCATCAAAGAACAGGCGGATAAATACCTGCACGTGATGGTGTATGGTGAGTATGCACAGGAAAAGCCGGTAGCCTTGTGTAAACTTCTGGCGGAAGCCACACCTGATCCCCTGGAGATCACTTATCTTGTAAACAGTGGGGCAGAGGCTATTGACGGAAGTCTAAAGCTGGCAAAACGCTATACCGGAAGGGAAGAGATTGTTTCCTTTAAAAATTCCTACCACGGAAATACGCACGGCGCACTCAGTGTGTCCGGAAATGAAACCCATAAAAGAGAGTTCCGCCCGCTATTACCGATGGTGAGCTTTATTGAATTTAATAATGAAAATGACCTCGATAAAATTACAGAGAAAACAGCCTGCGTCATTCTTGAAACCATTCAGGGGGCAGCCGGGTTTTTAGTTCCTGAGGAGGACTATCTGATTCAACTTAAAAAAAGATGTGAAGAAACGGGAGCTCTTCTTATCCTTGATGAAATTCAGCCCGGCTTTGGAAGAACCGGAAAGCTATTTTCTTTCGAGCACTTTGGCATTGTTCCGGATATTCTGGTGGTGGGTAAAGGAATGGGCGGCGGAGTGCCGGTAGGTGCTTTTATGAGTTCCAGAGAGATTATGGAAACCCTGTCTCATTCACCGAAATTAGGACATATTACCACCTTTGGAGGGAATCCCCTGATTGCTGCAGCCAGCTATGCTACGTTAAAGGAAGTGCTTGAAAGCGGCCTGATGGAACAAACCGCTGAAAAAGAAAAATTGTTCAGAGAACTTCTCGTCCATCCGAAGATCAAAAACATCAACGGGAAAGGGCTGATGCTGGCCGTGAATCTGGGAACACCTGAATACACCCTTGATGTTGCTAAAAAATGTATGGAAAAGGGGCTGATTGTCTTCTGGCAACTCTATAGAAATGAATATATGAGGATTTCACCGCCTCTCACAATTTCAATGGACGAAATCAGACAGGGATGCCAGATTATCCTGGAGGTATTGAATGAAAAATAA
- a CDS encoding START-like domain-containing protein gives MAKHKVHYEFPMHCLSEILYEYLATAEGLSEWFADEVTEKGDDFFFSWGGGPAEKATLIRYKPEGFVRFRWEEDEGTKNFFEMTITIDDITEDLALNITDFCEEGDEQENALYWENLIENLRIKLGAA, from the coding sequence ATGGCGAAACATAAAGTCCATTACGAATTTCCAATGCATTGTTTATCAGAGATTTTATATGAATATCTGGCGACGGCAGAGGGATTATCTGAATGGTTTGCGGATGAGGTAACAGAGAAAGGCGATGACTTCTTTTTCAGCTGGGGCGGAGGACCTGCCGAAAAGGCCACTTTGATTAGATATAAGCCTGAAGGTTTCGTACGTTTCAGATGGGAAGAAGATGAAGGGACTAAAAATTTCTTTGAAATGACAATTACAATAGACGATATTACAGAAGACCTGGCCCTGAACATTACCGATTTCTGTGAAGAAGGGGATGAGCAGGAGAACGCATTGTATTGGGAAAACCTGATTGAAAACCTCAGAATAAAATTAGGTGCGGCATAG
- a CDS encoding vWA domain-containing protein: protein MSRRLLAYFLLDTSGSMNGEPIQALNNGFNGLISMLRADPQAMDSLHLSVITFDREVKNIIPLTDLASFYPMEITCPDSGPTHTGAALEMVSELVQKELVKGSSDGKDDWRPLLFIFTDGKPSDIQKYRQMIPVIRGLEFGAIVGCAAGPKADEQFLKELTDHVVKLDTTDAITLSSFFKWVSSSITMGGKSQGTGESAPLPPPPSELNIII, encoded by the coding sequence ATGAGCAGGAGATTATTAGCATACTTTTTACTGGACACTTCAGGTTCCATGAACGGAGAACCCATCCAGGCACTCAATAATGGATTTAACGGGCTGATCAGCATGCTCCGTGCAGATCCTCAGGCGATGGACAGTCTTCATCTGAGTGTGATCACTTTTGACCGTGAGGTTAAAAATATTATTCCCCTGACGGATCTGGCCAGCTTTTATCCTATGGAGATCACCTGTCCCGACAGTGGCCCGACGCATACCGGAGCTGCCCTGGAAATGGTTTCGGAACTTGTGCAGAAAGAGCTTGTCAAGGGGTCTTCAGATGGAAAAGATGACTGGCGGCCGCTGCTGTTTATATTTACAGACGGAAAACCTTCCGATATTCAGAAATACAGGCAGATGATCCCGGTGATCAGAGGCCTGGAATTCGGGGCTATTGTAGGTTGTGCAGCCGGCCCGAAAGCAGATGAACAGTTTTTGAAGGAACTTACAGACCACGTCGTTAAGCTGGACACAACTGATGCTATTACGCTTTCCTCATTTTTCAAATGGGTGAGCTCATCCATCACCATGGGTGGAAAATCGCAGGGAACAGGAGAAAGTGCGCCGCTGCCTCCGCCGCCTTCCGAGCTTAATATTATTATTTAA
- a CDS encoding HU family DNA-binding protein: MNKSELIDAIAKDAGITKVAAKAALESFIGNVTTTLKKKDGKVSLVGFGTFSVAERAARQGINPATKKPIKIAAKKVAKFKAGADLSLAVSGAKKK; the protein is encoded by the coding sequence ATGAACAAGTCTGAATTAATCGACGCAATCGCAAAAGATGCAGGAATCACTAAAGTTGCAGCAAAAGCTGCTTTAGAATCATTCATTGGTAATGTAACTACTACTCTAAAGAAAAAAGACGGAAAAGTTTCTTTAGTAGGATTCGGTACTTTCTCAGTAGCTGAGAGAGCTGCAAGACAAGGTATCAACCCTGCAACTAAAAAACCAATCAAAATTGCTGCTAAAAAAGTTGCTAAATTCAAAGCAGGAGCTGATTTATCACTTGCAGTTTCTGGTGCTAAGAAAAAATAA
- a CDS encoding YqgE/AlgH family protein, whose amino-acid sequence MNYSYKGKILISTPDISGDIFSRSVVLIIEHNESGAFGLILNKKNSQMSNKFKNFFDFKIEVYDGGPVENDKVFFIVKGKKVTEIYSEINKNFYITEDIESIISSVLNKELSINDVKIFSGYSGWSAEQLDNEVQRKMWTVVDVYNLDYTLPNDQTLWKSIMQNLGGEYLLWANSPEDISLN is encoded by the coding sequence ATGAATTACTCATACAAAGGTAAAATATTAATTTCCACACCTGACATTTCCGGCGATATTTTTTCGAGATCGGTGGTCCTAATCATTGAGCATAATGAAAGCGGTGCATTTGGTTTGATATTGAATAAGAAAAACAGCCAGATGAGTAATAAGTTCAAAAACTTTTTTGATTTCAAAATAGAGGTCTATGACGGCGGGCCGGTGGAAAATGACAAAGTGTTTTTTATCGTGAAAGGCAAGAAGGTAACTGAGATTTATTCTGAGATCAATAAGAATTTTTATATCACTGAAGATATTGAAAGTATCATCAGCTCTGTGCTCAACAAAGAACTGAGCATTAATGACGTGAAGATTTTCTCCGGATATTCGGGGTGGTCTGCCGAACAGCTTGACAATGAGGTGCAGAGAAAGATGTGGACTGTGGTGGATGTATACAATTTGGACTATACCCTTCCCAATGACCAGACCCTCTGGAAGTCTATTATGCAGAACCTGGGTGGAGAATATCTGCTTTGGGCCAATTCACCTGAAGATATCTCTCTTAACTAA
- a CDS encoding N-acetylmuramoyl-L-alanine amidase family protein translates to MRGIKLLALSVFSVSFLSFSPINKKIIVIDAGHGGNDNGTVFGQFTEKEITVSVAKEIKKLNENQDQYEVILTRDSDTYPTLGERTDMINKLNPEMVISLHINNNPEKETAKQGTEVYIQNTEGSKKLAEKISKKFNATKIEERNLHILRETKAPAVLVELGFINNTRIYNQ, encoded by the coding sequence ATGAGAGGAATCAAATTACTTGCTTTATCAGTTTTCTCTGTATCTTTTTTATCATTTTCTCCTATTAACAAAAAAATAATCGTGATCGATGCCGGTCATGGTGGAAATGATAATGGAACAGTCTTCGGACAGTTTACTGAAAAAGAAATAACAGTCAGCGTGGCTAAAGAAATTAAGAAGCTGAATGAAAATCAGGATCAGTATGAGGTTATTTTAACCCGCGATTCCGACACGTATCCAACGCTTGGGGAAAGAACAGATATGATTAACAAGCTGAATCCGGAAATGGTAATTTCCCTTCACATAAACAATAATCCTGAAAAGGAAACCGCTAAACAGGGAACTGAAGTATATATCCAGAATACTGAGGGCTCGAAAAAACTGGCTGAAAAAATTTCCAAAAAGTTTAACGCTACCAAAATCGAGGAACGCAATCTTCACATACTGAGAGAGACCAAAGCTCCAGCTGTACTTGTGGAACTTGGCTTTATCAACAACACGAGAATATATAACCAGTGA
- a CDS encoding OstA-like protein yields MRILLFLSIFISALSSAQDNKTTQMDPYIQSKGKPSAAVRPEDKVKIIHSDEFKKDTKYEGNQYLVGHVEIEHQGSILYADEVILYNDQSLVKAIGNAKLQNADGSVITAHEMEYNGATQKGVAKKNVVLTDPKQTIKTDILYYDRLANQAYFNTGGTISDAQNVMYTKSATYFLNTKMIDFVGNVKIDSPDYIIEGPNIKQNQNTKVAEFFGPTTITNRANPKNRIYTERGTYRMETKEAFLNKNSKVFYNDKILTGDDMYFNNTTGFGKATGNVTLDDPLEKRYIKGGYGEVYQKKDSAMMTKSPYAVKIMEKDSIYFAAEKILSYQRPDSLDIKVKKSFLRAFKKARIFKSNAQGRADSIAFNETDGIMHMYTRPILWSGEKQVTGDKVEAYFNTKNENIDSLKVIGNAFAISKVDSLNLKDEFNQVKGKFMTVYYENNDIKEARVVGNAQSIVYVDDVDQETKQPQRIGITLSTCGIIGALFEEKGLQIVSCSIGANSDTYPMSKLEPEKRKFPDFNWNTRDRIRKWQDILVDTPDYEEIKYTADNELFNQAQDAIDKEKAKEEAKKPKRVRK; encoded by the coding sequence ATGAGAATACTCCTTTTTCTGTCAATTTTTATTTCTGCGTTAAGCTCCGCACAGGACAACAAAACTACGCAGATGGATCCTTATATTCAAAGTAAAGGAAAGCCTTCTGCAGCGGTCCGGCCTGAAGATAAGGTGAAGATCATCCATTCCGATGAATTTAAAAAAGATACCAAATACGAAGGAAACCAGTATCTGGTAGGTCACGTGGAAATTGAGCATCAGGGATCCATTCTTTATGCTGATGAGGTAATTCTTTATAACGATCAAAGTTTGGTAAAAGCGATCGGGAATGCTAAACTTCAGAATGCAGACGGTTCTGTAATTACTGCCCATGAGATGGAATACAATGGGGCTACCCAAAAAGGAGTCGCAAAGAAAAATGTAGTTCTTACCGATCCGAAGCAGACCATTAAAACAGATATCCTGTATTATGACAGGCTGGCCAATCAGGCGTACTTCAATACCGGAGGAACGATTTCTGATGCGCAGAATGTGATGTACACCAAATCGGCTACCTATTTTCTCAATACCAAAATGATTGATTTCGTTGGGAATGTAAAAATAGACAGCCCCGATTATATTATTGAAGGTCCCAACATTAAACAAAACCAGAATACAAAAGTGGCGGAGTTTTTCGGACCAACTACCATCACCAACCGTGCGAATCCCAAAAACAGAATATACACCGAAAGAGGAACCTACAGGATGGAAACAAAAGAAGCTTTCCTGAATAAAAATTCCAAGGTCTTTTATAATGATAAGATCCTTACGGGGGATGATATGTATTTTAACAATACTACAGGTTTTGGAAAAGCGACAGGTAATGTTACCCTGGACGATCCTCTGGAAAAAAGATACATTAAAGGAGGGTATGGAGAGGTATATCAGAAGAAAGACTCTGCAATGATGACGAAAAGCCCTTATGCGGTGAAGATCATGGAAAAGGATTCTATCTATTTCGCAGCAGAAAAGATCCTTTCTTACCAGAGACCGGATTCTCTGGATATAAAAGTCAAGAAAAGCTTTTTGAGAGCCTTTAAAAAAGCCCGTATCTTCAAGTCCAATGCACAGGGAAGAGCAGATTCCATTGCCTTCAATGAAACAGACGGAATCATGCACATGTATACCCGCCCGATTCTTTGGAGCGGTGAAAAACAGGTGACCGGAGACAAAGTGGAAGCCTACTTCAATACGAAAAATGAAAATATAGACTCGCTAAAAGTGATCGGAAATGCCTTTGCCATCAGTAAAGTGGATTCTTTGAATCTTAAAGATGAATTTAATCAGGTGAAGGGAAAATTCATGACCGTTTACTACGAGAATAATGACATCAAAGAAGCAAGAGTTGTGGGAAATGCACAATCTATTGTATATGTGGATGATGTGGATCAGGAAACCAAACAGCCTCAGAGAATCGGGATTACACTTTCTACCTGTGGAATCATCGGGGCTTTATTTGAGGAAAAAGGGCTGCAGATTGTTTCGTGCAGTATCGGAGCCAATTCTGACACCTATCCGATGAGTAAATTAGAACCGGAAAAAAGGAAGTTCCCTGATTTTAACTGGAACACCAGAGACCGGATCAGGAAGTGGCAGGATATCCTGGTAGACACCCCTGATTATGAAGAGATAAAGTATACTGCTGATAATGAGCTGTTCAATCAGGCACAGGATGCCATTGATAAAGAAAAAGCCAAAGAAGAAGCTAAAAAGCCAAAGCGGGTACGAAAATAA
- the pdxH gene encoding pyridoxamine 5'-phosphate oxidase, which yields MENLHDKRKVYEKSQLIESEIKQNPIEQFRDWFLDASGNPNVSEANAMAVSTVEEDGCPRTRMVLLKEYTYEGFIFYTNYNSRKGKAIEKSHKACLHFFWPSLERQIIIKADLEKIAENLSDGYFHSRPKGSQLGAAVSPQSQVIPNKEFLEERLKELEKQYENSEVPRPDHWGGYIAKPYEIEFWQGRPNRLHDRIIYQLEGGLDWKISRLAP from the coding sequence ATGGAAAACCTGCACGACAAGAGAAAAGTGTATGAGAAATCCCAACTTATTGAAAGTGAGATAAAACAAAATCCCATTGAACAGTTCAGAGACTGGTTTTTGGATGCCAGCGGGAATCCTAACGTCTCAGAAGCCAATGCCATGGCGGTTTCTACCGTAGAAGAAGACGGCTGCCCGAGGACCAGAATGGTGCTTCTTAAAGAATATACCTACGAAGGTTTTATTTTTTACACCAATTACAACAGCAGAAAAGGAAAAGCAATAGAAAAGAGCCATAAAGCCTGTTTACACTTCTTCTGGCCCAGCCTGGAACGCCAGATCATCATTAAAGCCGATCTTGAAAAAATTGCAGAAAATCTCAGTGACGGCTATTTCCATTCAAGACCCAAAGGAAGCCAGCTGGGCGCAGCCGTTTCCCCACAAAGCCAGGTGATCCCGAATAAAGAATTTCTGGAAGAAAGGCTAAAAGAGCTTGAAAAACAATACGAAAACAGCGAAGTGCCAAGACCGGATCACTGGGGAGGATATATCGCTAAACCTTACGAAATTGAATTCTGGCAGGGAAGACCCAACCGCCTTCACGACAGGATTATTTATCAGTTAGAAGGTGGACTGGACTGGAAGATTTCAAGACTGGCGCCGTAG
- a CDS encoding TerD family protein, with amino-acid sequence MAINLQKGQKIEIGLTKMTIGLGWDPNEGTGYDFDLDASAIMIDSDRKLVNEECFVFYNNLQSPDGALTHTGDDPNGKNSDGDDDEAIIVDLEKVDPRAEEILFVVTIEDFERRKQNFGQVRNSYIRIVDNHTSQEIAKYELDEDFSIETGVEFGRLYKRNGSWKFEASGIGYRADLAFFLEKYYKGQIIK; translated from the coding sequence ATGGCAATTAATTTACAGAAAGGACAAAAGATCGAAATAGGACTGACAAAAATGACGATAGGACTGGGCTGGGACCCGAATGAAGGAACCGGTTACGACTTCGATCTGGATGCTTCTGCCATCATGATTGATTCCGACAGAAAATTAGTAAATGAGGAATGTTTTGTCTTTTACAATAACCTGCAGTCACCGGACGGTGCACTGACCCACACAGGAGATGATCCAAACGGTAAAAACAGCGATGGTGACGATGATGAAGCCATCATTGTAGATCTTGAAAAAGTAGATCCGAGGGCAGAAGAAATACTTTTCGTGGTTACTATTGAAGACTTTGAAAGAAGAAAACAGAACTTCGGGCAGGTAAGAAATTCCTATATCAGAATTGTGGATAACCATACCAGTCAGGAAATTGCAAAATATGAGCTGGACGAGGACTTTTCCATTGAAACGGGAGTAGAATTCGGAAGACTGTACAAAAGAAACGGAAGCTGGAAATTTGAAGCCTCAGGAATCGGGTACAGAGCGGATCTTGCGTTCTTCCTTGAAAAATATTATAAAGGACAAATCATTAAATAA
- the panD gene encoding aspartate 1-decarboxylase, translated as MLIEVFKSKIHRVRVTASDLNYIGSITIDEDLIEAAGLVVGERVYIVNVNNGERFDTYVIKGKRKSGEVCLNGPAARKVQKDDIIIIIAYAQMTPEEAKTFQPKIVFPDEKTNLLT; from the coding sequence ATGTTAATAGAAGTTTTCAAGTCTAAAATCCACAGGGTACGGGTTACAGCCTCGGACCTTAATTATATTGGGAGTATAACAATTGATGAAGATCTTATAGAAGCTGCCGGTTTGGTAGTGGGAGAAAGGGTTTATATCGTCAATGTAAACAATGGAGAGCGTTTTGATACCTATGTGATCAAAGGAAAAAGAAAATCCGGTGAAGTATGCCTGAACGGGCCTGCAGCCAGAAAAGTACAGAAGGATGATATCATTATTATTATCGCTTACGCACAGATGACTCCGGAAGAGGCCAAAACGTTCCAGCCGAAAATTGTTTTCCCGGACGAAAAAACAAACCTTCTGACCTGA
- a CDS encoding TerD family protein: MAINLQKGQTIDLRKNDRGESVYDLSKVTIGLGWDVRKQGGFFGKLFSKEAEYDLDAVAFLLDGNGKVANLGKTVQTNDGRQIALYQGDVVFFNSMQHPSGNIWLTGDNRTGAGDGDDEQIIVKLDQLDESYQKILFLVTIYQGKQNNQHFGMIENAFIRAVDAKGKEITKYSLSGDASMNGKCAMVFAEAYRHNGDWKFRAIGEPHQTDNFIEILKQYAYSN, encoded by the coding sequence ATGGCAATTAATTTACAGAAAGGTCAGACCATTGATTTAAGAAAAAATGACCGCGGAGAAAGTGTTTATGACCTTTCAAAAGTGACGATCGGTTTAGGATGGGATGTGAGAAAACAGGGCGGTTTCTTCGGAAAACTGTTCAGTAAAGAAGCGGAATATGATCTGGATGCAGTAGCATTTCTTCTGGATGGAAACGGAAAAGTAGCCAACCTTGGGAAAACTGTACAGACCAACGATGGAAGGCAGATCGCACTGTATCAGGGTGACGTGGTTTTCTTTAATTCTATGCAGCACCCAAGCGGAAATATATGGCTGACCGGAGATAACAGAACCGGTGCAGGAGACGGGGATGATGAGCAGATCATCGTGAAACTTGATCAACTGGACGAAAGCTATCAGAAAATTCTGTTCCTGGTGACCATTTATCAGGGAAAACAGAATAACCAGCATTTCGGAATGATCGAAAATGCCTTTATCCGTGCCGTAGATGCCAAAGGAAAAGAAATTACGAAATACAGCCTTTCCGGAGATGCCAGCATGAACGGAAAATGTGCAATGGTTTTCGCTGAAGCCTACCGCCACAATGGCGACTGGAAATTCCGGGCTATTGGTGAGCCGCATCAGACCGATAATTTTATTGAGATCCTGAAACAGTACGCCTACAGCAATTAA